The DNA window GCGGATTCTTCCAGTCGGAGACCTTCCACACCGTATCGTGGTCGTCCAGCAGGTAGACTTCCTCGGTTTTCGGATCGACCTGCATCCGATCAAAACCGACACAGCGCTGCGCGCCCTCGACGCGGTAAAAGTCCTTCAGCAACTGCAGCCCTGCTCCGTGGTCGCGGTAGATTCGGACGGGCATTTGCGAATGGGCGACCCAGACGTTGCTCCCCTGGTCCGTGTCGCACACCACCACGTAAGAATGCGACTGCTCCCGGTTGTAGCCTTGGGGAGAGACCTCGATATCCTCGGACGGCGCGTTATCCTTTCGCCAGTCAGGAAATCGCAGCAGGCGCACCGCACCGCTGCCACGGGTGTCGCCTGAGCGCGTGGTGACGTAGAGAACGCCGGTCTTTTTGCTCAGGGCAATCGCGTCGGGATGTTCAACCGGCAGCTCGCGGACAATGGCGCCCTGCGGGTCGAGCACCAGGATGCGCTGGTGCAGTCGATCGCAAACGAACACGTTGCCGGCTGCGTTCACGGCGACGCCATGCAGGGCCGCGTAACTTCTCGACCCGCCGTAGGCGACGGCGCGGTCTCTTTTGGTGGTGGGGATTTCCTGCTTGTCGAGTGCGAAGAAGACCTTGGCCGTGCGAGTTTTGACATCGACCTTCCAGACCTGCCCGTCGCGCCAGAAGCTGTCCATCTCCACGTCGCGTTCGTTGCCATAAACGGTGGTGGCGGCGTAAAGACCACTGAGAAAGAACGATTCGCCATCGGGCGCAAAGCAGACAAACACCGGCCCAATCAGGGAATGAATGTCGACCTTGTTCGGCGCAACAGGCCCGTAACCAAACGGCGGATGCTTGACCAGCGGCCCCAGCAGCTGTTCGGCCGGATCTTCCGCAATCGTCCCGTCGGTGTTGATCGTCATCAAATCAAAGGCGCCGTCAGTCAATCCGGTTCGCCAGAACTGCAGCCGATCCTTCTCCGCCGTGGGCAACAGGCGGGCCATGTGCAGTCGGGCGTCGAGAAAGGTCGTCGTCAACGAGGGGGAAGTCAACAGGTTGAACTTGGGCGAGTAACCGCCGTCGGGCCGGAGATTGATGCCCCAGCCTTGCATGGCGCTGGGATCTTTCCCGGCCGGCATGGGGAAGAGCGTCTGCAGATAGTTGCCGTCGACGTCGTACTGTCGCAGGGCCGGCGGGCCCAGGTTGCTGGAATGCCCCCACACATAGACCTTGCCGTCGGACTTCGCTTCCAGACCGTTGATCCCCCAGGGGCTGTGGTCGTTGTCGCCTACTTCGTCAGAATAGTACAGATACGGGTCGCCGCCCACGATCTGTTCCAGCGCGACGCTCATCCCCGCGCGGACGCGCACGACCAGGTCCGACGGAAGGGGCGCCGGATTGCCGTAGTCATCGGCGCCGTCCCAGACGATACGTTGCGCCCGGGAGTTGGCGACCAGCGGCGGCGGCGCCTGGGGACCCAGCACGCCGGCGGCCAGGTGACGGACGATCTCTCCAGTGGCGGGATGGATAATGGCCACTTCGACATCGGTCAGGGAAGCAAGCTCAAACGTAACCGTCCCTTGTTGGTTCTGTTCGTTCCATGTCAGCGCGGGTTTGCTTACCCATTGGACCGGCTCCGCGGCGATCATTGCAGAAGCCAGCAAGAGCACGAAGAGAACAGCGACCAGGTTTCTCTTGATCATTTCTCATCTCGATCAGCACAAGGAAGACTTCATCAGGGCGAAAAAACTTGAAGCGGGTGCTCCGCGAAATCCCGGCGGCGACAAGAGCCGCATTCAGGGGCTCTGTTCGAGCGAGGCATGCCTGTAGAGAAACATTCCCCGGGAGTCGGCCCACATGCTGACGTTGTACTCCGGAATGAAAGCGCACACAGGCATGTCGTAACGCGTGAACGGCCAGCCCGCAGTGAAGGCGTCGACGATGCGATACGTGTTCTGATCGCTGTCGAATTCGTACAGCTGCTTGGGCTCGTTCTTGTTCCCTGCCTGGATCAGATACCTGCCTGTTGCGGGGTCAATGGTGATCTTGTCGCTTTGCACGCCGAGATCGGTCGGGAAGTCTTTCAATCGTTCGATCGTACCATCCGCCTTCAGCCGAGCGACAGTGCGGCGGTTATGATTGCCGCCCGCCATCAGCACCTCGTTGCGAAACGGATTATGGCGAACCAGGCTGTGATAGCCGTCGACCGGACAGGGCCCGAGAGGCTCCCACTTTTGACGTGCGTTGCTGAAGAACCAGGCCTGCGGTCCGAGGATCAGGACGCCGTCCAGAGCGCTGAAATACTCGATCGCCATGCCGGTGAAAGTGCTGTCGGCGGGGATCGGCGGCAGTTTGGTCCATTTCTCGGTCGTCGTGTCAAAGTAAGAAACGCCGCCGGTTAGATCGACACCTTTCTTCTCGTTGCTGTAGCTGTTGTAACGATGATAGAAACGACTGCGCTGGGGATCGAAACCGTTACTACTATAGATATGGCCGAAACGGGACAGAAAGCACGGGTTGTCGCTGTCGCGGTCGAGTTCGATCACTCGCCAGGCGTTTTTCTCTTCAGAGTAGGCGATAAACTGACGGGTCTGCCGCAGGCCCATATAGAGAAACTGCCCCGTCTTGCTGTCCCAGTGTGCGTCGTCGGTCCAGCCGGCGATATGCAGGCCGCCGGAACCGCCGTTGTTGCGTCCGCCGTCGACCAGCGGAGATCGCCACAGCCCCTCCGGCATTTCCGTCTGCAGCTCCGCCCAGGAGCCAGGCGGCATGGAGGCGGCCAGCTTCGCCAGCGGCGAATCGCCGCGTTCCGTTTCCGCCCCGCAGGCGATCGCAACTCCCAGGAGCGTGAACACTGCCAGCAAAGAACAGGCAAATGTCATTAGTCGAATCGCACGTATCATCGAGCCTTCTCCTGCCGGGGAACCTGAAGCATTCTTTCGAAGCGGGGCAAGCGGCCCCGCCGTTTCCTTAGCCGGGGCCGAGTCGGCAATTATGTCTGAGAAAATCGGGCGCCGCACGCTTTATCGGCCTTTCACCGAATGACAAACTCATTGCGTTTGGGTCATTCTTCGACAACCTTTCATGGGTTCGTCGCACCGAGGAATCGTCCTGTAAACCGCAACGGATCCGCCGGCCTGGTGGAATGGAGAAACATGCGGCAGGAGGGGACGTCAGAACCGCCCGACGCTAACGCGTTCGGCTCACAGGATTAGCGGGCTCGGGCCGACGCCAGGCGTTCGGATTACAGGATTAGGTTTCGTGGTTCCTGTTAAGCAGAATACCGAAGTCCAGCCTGGCCGACGTCCTCAAGAACGATCCGCTGCCGACCGGCCCTTTGCGCCTTCGCGTCTTTGCGTGAGATCCTCTTCATGCCAGAACCGCCAATCCGTCCTGGAACGTCTGGAAGATCTCGCGTTTCCGACTTCGAACGGACCGGGGAAATCGCCGAAGTTATTTTAGCCCGGCTCCGTACTTTCTGCGTCTGCTTTTTTACAATTCGATCCAACCAAAATCGACAGGAATTACCCTCGCGTTCCTGAACGTTGGGAGTCGGCAGCGAAACATCGCCCATGCAAATACCCCGTTTTCGGAAATGGACCTCCTGGGCTGTCGCCGGCCTGCTTCTGGTCGGCGTTGTTCTGATGATCCTCGATTGGCAACGGAACGCGGGAAAAATAACTTCGGTATTTTTCTCGACAGGAACCACGAAACCTGAGCAGCCCAAGCCGGCTGATCCTGTGAGCCGAACGCGCTAGCGTCGGGCCGTTCTTCGGAATGAGGGAAAAAAACTTCTTCGGTTTTTGTATAACAGCGATGACGTTCAACTTTTACGTATGCTTCACCTGGTGATCAAACCGCCAATCTCTCCTGCAACGGCTGGAAGAAGATAAAATGAGCGGGTTGAAAAATCGGCATCGCGGAAAAGGGGAACTCACGCAAAGGCGCGAAGGCGCAAAGAAGAAGGAAGAGGTGTGAGAAGGAATTCGCCACGACCCTTGTGGATGTCGCGTTTCCGATTCCTGCCAAACGGGAAAAATCGCCGAAGTTATTTTCCCCCGATTCCAACAGACGCTCGGTATGATCCTTCTCGCCGTGGTGATTTCTACCGTCATTGCGACGGCTTTCTACCTTCCCATCCTGTGCTACTTTCTCTTCAGAACGCGTTCGTTTCGCGAATCGCACGCCCAGGCGTGGGCGGCATGGAAGCATATCGCGAGCGAGATTCTTACGCAGATCCATTGACCCGCAACCGGAATGCATTCCCGCGCTGCGGAACGCGTAAAAACAAACTCGGTTTTTGCGTCCCTGAGAAAACGCAACGCAACCGCCCGCATCACCCGGGATGGCCTGCTTTTTGAAACAGGGCGACATCGTCCCCGACCAGCAGCCACTGCGCGTTCCATTGCCGGGCGAGCCAGGCGAAGGTGTCGCGGGAGTAGAAGCTCACGTGGGTCGGATCGGCCCGGTAATGCCAGTCGGCGAACGCCTCCGCATTCCGCACGCGTTTGGTCATCACGCCCAGCCAGCCGCCGTCGTTCAGCGCCGACCAGATCCGCGCCAGATCCCGTGCCGGATGATGCAGGTGTTCCAGGACTTCGCTGGCGGTGATGAAATCGTAAGACTTCCGGAATACGGACGCGTCGTTCGCGTAGATCGGGTCATACACCTGCATTGTGTGTCCCGCTTCTTCGAACATGACCGATAACGTCGGCCCGGGTCCGCAACCGACGTCGAGCCCCTGGCTATGGGGCTGCAGTTGTTCCTGCAGCGGCTTGAACAGACGACTGAGAAATTTCCGATAGCGCAGGTCGGCCGGATCGTTCTCATGCAGGTCGTACTGCTCCTGCTCCTCCGCCCGGCTCGGCAGCTGCAGGCGGTCCAGATGCACCAGCCGGCAGCGCTCGCACCGCAGGTACCGGCGTTCCGGCTCCGCAAAGAACAGCGAGGAGGCAAACCCGCAAAGCGGACACGGATGGGAGCCGGCCGGCGCGGGCCCTGGTTCGGGAGGGGAAACAGGCATGCAAGACGTCCGTTCGGTCAAGGCGCCGATCTCTGCGGCATGGCCGCCGGCTGGGTCAATTCTTCTTCCCCGTTGAGGTCGCCGGCGCCGGCGGAATGCGAATCGCCGAGAACCGGGCGGTGGGATTTTCCCCTGCCGCATAATTGGCGTCCCAGGTCGACTGGAACAGCACGACGGGCTGGCCCCATTGGTCCTGAACCAGTCGGGCGCCATAGGCCAGACGCAGTTCCTTGCCGCCATTGGGAACGTCGCCGACCCAGCGAGCCAGCTTGTACGGCAACCAGTTGACGGACGTTTGTGCTCCGTATTCACTTTCCATACGGAACTTGACGACGTCGAGCTGCAGGACGCCAACCGCTCCCAGGATCGGCTCGCGACGGGCGCGCTGCGGATCCGCAAACACCTGGATCGCTCCTTCTTCCAACAGCTGCGTCAGGCCGCGTTCAAACTGCTTCCGGCGGGACGTGTCGGGGCAGCGGAGGACCGCGAACATCTCCGGCGAAAACTGCGGCAGCGGCTCGTATTCGAAGGGCGCTCCCACACACAGTGTATCTCCCAGGCGAAATTCGCCCGGGTTTACCAGGCCGATAATGTCGCCCGGATAGGCTTCGTCCATCGTTTCCCGATCCTGACCGAACACCCGATGGGCGCGGGGCAAGCGCAAGCGTTTGCCGGTGCGTGGATGCAGGACTTCCATCTCACGTTCGAACCGCCCGGCGCAGACGCGCAGGAACGCCACGCGGTCGCGATGACGCGGATCGAGATTCGCCTGGATCTTGAAGACAAACCCGGCAAAGGCCGACCGGGCCGCCGGAATGGGCCCGAGATCGCTGTTGCGGTTGCCGGGCGGAGGGCACAGGGCCAGGAATCCACGCAGGAAGTGTTCCACGCCCCAGTTCGTCAAGGCGCTTCCAAAGAAGACAGGGGACGCCTTGCCGGCGGCGAACGCCTGCATGTCCAGCTGGCTTACCGATTCCAGCAGCTCCACCTCTTCCGCCGCCTGCGTCGCCAGTTCCGGCGGCACGCCCTCCCCGGTCAGCCCCGCCAGGCTTGTTTCACGACCCGTGATACGGCGGTCTCCGTCCCGATCGTCAAACAGAAAGGCCCGCCTGGAACGGATCTCCACCAGGCCGCGAAAATCGGGTCCGAAGCCGATCGGCCAGTTCTGCGGGATCGGCTCAATTCCCAGCTTTGATTCGATCTCTCCCAGCAATTCCAGCGGCTCGATGCCGGGACGATCGACTTTATTGACGAAGGTAATTACGGGGATCTGCCGCAAGGCGCACACGCGGAACAACTTTTCCGTCTGGGCCTCGATCCCTTTGGCCAGGTCGAGCACCATCACGGCGCAGTCCGCGGCCATGAGCGTGCGGTACGTGTCTTCGCTGAAGTCATGGTGACCGGGCGTGTCCAGCAAGTTCACGCAGACGTCGTCGTATTCAAAGGTCAGCACCGTGGAGCTGACCGAAATGCCGCGCTGCTTTTCCAGTTCCAGCCAGTCAGACGTCGCGGCCTTTTGCGACTTGCGTCCGCGGACGGCTCCCGCCACTTCGATGCATCCGCCGAACAGCAGGAGCTTCTCAGTCAGCGTCGTTTTGCCCGCGTCGGGATGCGAGATGATGGCGAACGTGCGACGTCGCTGCACTTCGCGGTAAACACTGGGATCAATATCCGTCATCGAAATGCACCTTGAATCTCAGCCTGCTGCGACGAACCAGGAAGGGGCTCCCCAGGATGAGCGTCGGCGGGTATTTGTCACCGGGATGGAAAGTGATGCTCTCTGCCGTTCGATCGCCAGAAAGGGCCGGGCGCAAACCGCGCGCCAATCGGCAAGGAAGAAACGCCTCAGGGCGGCCCAAGCAGATCGGCCGCCGTCGACGCATCAGGGAGGAGTCGACCCCTGAGAAGCAGCCTGCGCAATATCCCGGAACGTGCAGGGAAAACACGTGAAACCACTGGGAAGTGGAGAAGTCAGCGCCGGGTAAGGAAATTGCCTGGAAGGTCTCATATCCTCGCTTTTAGCACACCTGGCAAGGAACGGCAACCGGTGTGGGGCGGCCGCCAGCCAGAGTCTGGCGTGCGGGGAGTTGGTGACATGCCAGTCCGACTGAACTAAACTGCACCCACGGATCCAGACCACGGGCCCCCACCCGGCCGGCCATACGCGACGCAGGAATTTCCAGGGCGGACATCGCAGACGATTCTCAAGGAAACGCATCTGGGAAGGATCGCTGGCCGCCTGGCTTCCCCGGCAGGATACGTCACGCAGAAAATGCCGCGGCCGCTTTCCACCCCCGATCGGTCTGCCTGCGATCGGTCTGCCTGCGATCGGCCGAGGGATGTAACCGCTCGTATACTTGCACTTGAAATTCGCACTGAAAATTCAACGGAGCCGCAACGATGTATTACCTTTCCTGGAAGGCCCTGGCCGTGCTGGCGGGCGGGCTCGCGCTGCTGGCGCTGCCGACGATCGGATCGGCCGCGCCGAAAACGCCGAACGTCGTCGTTATTTTCTGCGACGACCTGGGCTGGGGCGATCTGGGCTGCTTTGGCAATCCCACCATTCGCACGCCCCACCTGGACCGCATGGCGGCCGAAGGCCAGAAGTGGACCCAGTTCTATGTGGCGGCTCCCGTTTGCACCCCCAGCCGCGCCGGCCTGCTGACCGGTCGCCTGCCGATCCGTAACGGCATGACCAGCGACAAACGCGTGGTGCTGTTCCCCAACTCGGGCGGCGGACTGCCGCCTGAGGAAGTAACGCTCGCCGAACTGCTCAAGCAGAAAGATTACGCCACGGGGATTTTCGGCAAGTGGCACCTGGGCCATCTGCCGCAGTTTCTTCCCACCTCGCAAGGGTTCGATACGTACTTTGGCATTCCGTACTCCAACGATATGGACCGGATCGGCGGGCCGAACTACATGGGGGAAGTGCGGAAGAATCCTGATTTCTATCCGAATTTCGCCGACTATAATGTCCCCCTGCTGCGTGATGAGAAAGTCATCGAGCGGCCGGCCGACCAGAACACGATCACCCGGCGATACACCGAGGAAGCGGTGAAGTTCATCCGGGCCAACAAGGATCGTCCCTTCTTCGTCTACCTGCCGCACTCCATGCCCCACATCCCGCTGTTCGCTTCCGAGGAGTCCCGCGGAAAATCGAAACGCGGACTCTACGGCGACGTGATCGAAGAAATCGACGGCAGCGTCGGACAGGTGCTCGCCACGCTCCGCGAGCTGGATCTGGAGAAGAACACGCTGGTCGTGTTCACCTCCGACAACGGCCCCTGGCTGAGCTTCGAAACCCACGGCGGATCGGCCGGTCCGCTACGGGCCGGTAAAGGCACCACCTTCGAAGGCGGCCAGCGCGTGCCGACGATCTTCTGGTGGCCCGAAACGATCGAGCCGGGCGTTGTCTCCGAACTGGGCTCCACGCTGGACATGATGGCGACCTTCGCCGCCCTGACCGGCGCCGCTTTGCCGCAGGACCGCAAACTGGACACCTACGATCTGTCGCCCGTGCTGCTGGGAAAAGGAGCCAGTCCCCGTAAAGAGATGTACTACTGGACGCGCGCTTCCCTGCACGCAGTGCGGTCCGGGCCGTGGAAGCTGCACGTAAAAATGCGCGAGCCCGTGAACTACGGACGCGCGACCAAGATGGAAAAACCAGAGCTGTACAACGTGGAACACGATATCTCCGAAGCCTACAACGTGGCCAGTCTGCACCCCGAGATCGTCGAGCGGCTGCTGGCGATGATTCAGGATCACGAAGCCGACATCGAACCGCACGAAGACATGCTGGCAATTCCGCTGAAAAAGTAGGTCGCTGGGATCCGTCTGCGGCAGGCAGCGCGGGATCACCAATCGTTGCGCACGATCTACGAGAAAAATCCGATGCCATCTTCAGTACAAACGGCCCGCGAATTCGCCCTCGCTGCGCACGGCAGTCAACCTTATGGTCAGCATCCTTATGTTTACCATCTGGACGCGGTGGCTGAACTTCTCGCCCCTTTTGGCGAGCAGGCGCAAGTGGCGGCTTACCTGCATGACACGGTGGAAGATACGGCGACCACCCTGGAGGAGATCGCCGCCCGGTTCGGTCGCCCGATGGCGGATTGTGTGGCAATCCTGACGGACGAGCAGGGCGAAACCCGGTCAGTCCGCAAAGCCAAGACCAATGCAAAACTGGCGGCTACCTCCAATACCCTGGCGCTAACGGTCAAGGCGGCGGACCGCCTGGCCAACCTGCTGGAGTGTCACAGCGGCGCCTGCGATAAACTCGAAATGTACCGTCAGGAACAGGAGGCTTTTCGAAAGTCGGCCTGGCGCGACGGGCTCTGCGACGACCTGTGGCAGCGGATCGACGGGATCTTTCACCAAGGGCAATAGTCCCTCGTCCAAGAAAGTCGGCGCATCGCCCGGCTGACAGGCGGGCGGTCTGCTTTGGCTATCGAGGAGAAGCCGGGGCGGATAAAATGCGGTTTTGCCGCCGCCCTGCTCTTTCCTGACCGGATCTATGCCCAAAAAATCTTCCGCGAAGAAAGCGGCGCGCCGGGGGAAAACCAGGCAGCCGCCGCGAAAAAAAGCGACTCCCGTCTCCTCCCAGGCGGACGATGCGGAACCCTTGATCCTTGTGGGAATCGGCGCATCGGCGGGCGGGCTGGCGGCGTTGCGGACCTTCTTCCAGGGCGTGCCGCCTGACTGCGGGCTGACCTTTGTGGTGGTGATCCACCTGTCGCCGGAACACGAAAGCCACCTGGCCGAGCTCCTGCAGCCGCATGTCCAGATGCCGGTCCAGCAAGTGACCGAGACGACGGCGCTGGAAGCAAATCGTGTGTTTGTCATCCCCCCCAACGCCAACCTCAACAGCATCGACACGCACCTGCGGCTGAGCGAGCTGGAAGAAGATCGCCGCGAAAGGGCGCCCATTGATCACTTTTTCCGCACCATGGCCAAAACCCACGACGGCCAGTCGATCGGCGTCATCCTGTCGGGAACCGGCTCGGACGGCACGCTCGGCCTGCGGGAGATCAAAGAACGCGGCGGCCTGGCGATCGTTCAGGAACCGTCCGACGCAGAATACGACGGCATGCCGCGGAGTGCGATCGCGACTGGAATCGTGGATCTGATTCTGCCGCTGGCCCGGATCGCTGACGCCATCCTGCGCTTTGCCCGGGTCAAGCCGCGCCTGCCGGCGACCGATCGGGAAGAGGATCTCGAAGCGGAACAGCGGCAAGTCCTGCAGAAGATTTTCACCCATCTTCGCGCCACGACCGGCCGCGATTTCAGCCGCTACAAGCAGACGACCATTCTGCGCAGAATCCAGCGGCGGATGCAGCTGCGCCAGATCGAAGAGTTCTCCGGCTACCTGGACTGTCTGCGAACCAACGCCGACGAAGTGCGCACCCTGGCCGACGATCTCCTGATCAACGTCACCAGCTTTTTCCGCGACGCCGAAGTCTTTGAAACGGTGGGAAAAGAGATCTTTTCCCGGCTGCTGGCCGCCAAAGGTCCCGATGAGAGCTTGCGCGTCTGGAGCGTCGGCTGCGCCACGGGCGAAGAAGCCTACTCGCTGGCGATCCTGCTGCTGGAAGCGGCCGCGCTGGTCGAGCACCCGCCGCGGATCCAGATTTTCGCCAGCGACCTGCACGAAAATTCGCTCCAGCGCGCCCGCGACGGATTCTACCCGGGCGCCATTGCCGCCGATGTCAGCGCGGAACGACTGACCCGGTTCTTTCATCCAGAGGAAGGCGGCTATCGCATTGGCAAAGAGGCCCGTGAACTGGTCGTGTTTGCGCCGCACAATCTGCTGGGCGATCCGCCCTTTTCCCGGCTGGACCTGATCACCTGCCGGAATCTCCTGATCTATTTGCAGCGCAAGGCGCAGCGCGATGTGATCGACCTGTTTCACTACGCACTGAGTCCCAACGGCTTCCTGGTGCTGGGCGCCTCGGAAACGGTCGACGCCCCGGAACTGTTCCGCCTGGAAGAAAAAAAGCAGTGCATCTACCAGAAGCGGAACGTCCCGGGTCCGGAACCGCGGCTGCCCGTTTTTCCGCTGTCGCAAATACAGTGGGCCAGCGAACCCGCGTCGGGTCTGGCCAGCGAGTCGATCGCATATGGACCGCTGCACCAGCGCATGGTCGAACAGTTTGCACCGCCCAGCCTGTTGATCAGTCCGGATGACAAAGTCGTCCATCTGTCCCAGCATGCGGGACGCTACCTGGTTTATCCGGGCGGCGAACTCACCTCCAACATTTATAAACTGGTGCGGGAAGAGCTCCGCATGGAACTACGGACCGCCCTGCATACGGCCCGGAACGACAGGACCCCGACCAGCACCAAGCCGGTGCAGGTCAAGTTTAACGGCCAGACAGGCTCCGTACTGTTGCATGTACGGCCCGCACTGGAACCCCAGCAGGAAGGCTTTGTGCTGGTCATTTTTGAAGAACGGGAAGCCAACCTTGCCGACCCGTCGCACCCTGGCGCCGCCGACTCCCGCGACTCGCATGTCCCCGAACTGGAAGCCGAACTGAGCGCGGCCTATCACAGGCTGCAGAGCATCATTGAGGAGTATGAAACCGCGCAGGAAGAGCTGCGGGCCTCCAATGAGGAACAGCAATCGGCGAATGAAGAACTCCGCTCCACGCTGGAGGAACTAGAGACCAGCAAGGAAGAGCTCCAGAGCATGAACGAGGAGCTGCAGACCGTCAACCAGGAGAACCGCCACAAGGTCGACGAGCTGGCCCAGCTATCCAGCGACCTGCAGAACCTGATGGCGGCGACGGAAATCGGCACGCTCTTTCTCGATCGACAGCTGCGCATTCTGCGCTTCACCCCGGCTGTAACCAACGTGTTTAATGTGCGCGCGGCCGATCGCGGCCGGCCGCTTACGGACCTGACCCATCGGCTGGACTACGCCGATCTGCATGGCGACGCACAGCGCGTTCTCGACCGGCTTGCGCCCATCGAACGCGAAGTGCGGGACGACCAGGGCCGCTCCTACCTGACGCGGGTGCTGCCCTACCGCAGCGCCGAAGATCGTATCGAAGGAATCGTCGTCACGCTGGTCGACATCACCCGCAGGGCGCAGGCCGAGCGGGATCTGCGGCTGAGCGAAGAACGATTCCGCGCGCTGATCGACGCCTCGGCCCAGATGGTCTGGACCACCGACGCCGAAGGGCAGGTCGTGGAAGACTCGGAGTCCTGGCGGGGCTTTACCGGGCAAACCTTTGAAAAGCGGCAAGGCGACGGCTGGCTAATGGCGGTGCACCCGGAGGATCGCCCGCAGGTAGCCGATAGCTGGCGACAAGTCCTGCAGGAGGGCGAAGCGTGGTCCGATGAGTTCCGCATGTTTCACGCTGCCAGCCTGAGTTACCGCTGGACCACGGTCCGGGCCGTGCCGTTGCGCGCGGCCAACGGCAAGGTGCGCGGCTGGGTCGGCATGAACATCGACGTGACCGAAGTCAAACGCGCCGAGGTGGAACTGCTGGCGTTCAATGAGTCGCTGGAGCAGCAGGTGCAGCAACGGACAGAAATGCTGAATATCCTGCAGGACCTGACCCGCGCCGCCAATGAGGCGCACACCGTCGACCAGGCGATGCGAACGGCTCTCGAACGCATCTGCCAGCACAACGGCTGGAAAGTCGGGCATGTCTGGTATCTGGCCGAGGAGAACCCCGAACAGATGATCTCCGCCGGCATCTGGCACGCCGCCGACCCGCAACTGCAGGAACCCTGGAAACAATTCCAGGCAAAACGCCGGTCCCTGAGGATCTCTCGCGGCGAAGGAATGGTGGGAGCCGCCTGGGCTGCGGCGGAACCGCAATGGGCCGCAGACCTCGATCACCAGAACGATCCGCACTGCCGGGACGCGCTGCAAATGGGACTGCATGCAGCCATCGCTTTTCCTGTCACGGTCCATAAAAAAGTCGTCGCTGTGCTGGAGTTTTATAGCCTTCATGCAGCCCCGCGCGACGCCCGGTTTATGGAGATCGTTCCCGCCGTCGGCATCCAGCTGGGCCATGTGCTGGAACGAAAGCGACTGGAAAAACAGATCGCTGACGTGGCCGAGCGGGAACAACGACGCGTCGGC is part of the Lignipirellula cremea genome and encodes:
- a CDS encoding sulfatase family protein; translation: MYYLSWKALAVLAGGLALLALPTIGSAAPKTPNVVVIFCDDLGWGDLGCFGNPTIRTPHLDRMAAEGQKWTQFYVAAPVCTPSRAGLLTGRLPIRNGMTSDKRVVLFPNSGGGLPPEEVTLAELLKQKDYATGIFGKWHLGHLPQFLPTSQGFDTYFGIPYSNDMDRIGGPNYMGEVRKNPDFYPNFADYNVPLLRDEKVIERPADQNTITRRYTEEAVKFIRANKDRPFFVYLPHSMPHIPLFASEESRGKSKRGLYGDVIEEIDGSVGQVLATLRELDLEKNTLVVFTSDNGPWLSFETHGGSAGPLRAGKGTTFEGGQRVPTIFWWPETIEPGVVSELGSTLDMMATFAALTGAALPQDRKLDTYDLSPVLLGKGASPRKEMYYWTRASLHAVRSGPWKLHVKMREPVNYGRATKMEKPELYNVEHDISEAYNVASLHPEIVERLLAMIQDHEADIEPHEDMLAIPLKK
- a CDS encoding class I SAM-dependent methyltransferase translates to MPVSPPEPGPAPAGSHPCPLCGFASSLFFAEPERRYLRCERCRLVHLDRLQLPSRAEEQEQYDLHENDPADLRYRKFLSRLFKPLQEQLQPHSQGLDVGCGPGPTLSVMFEEAGHTMQVYDPIYANDASVFRKSYDFITASEVLEHLHHPARDLARIWSALNDGGWLGVMTKRVRNAEAFADWHYRADPTHVSFYSRDTFAWLARQWNAQWLLVGDDVALFQKAGHPG
- a CDS encoding NHL repeat-containing protein, whose amino-acid sequence is MIKRNLVAVLFVLLLASAMIAAEPVQWVSKPALTWNEQNQQGTVTFELASLTDVEVAIIHPATGEIVRHLAAGVLGPQAPPPLVANSRAQRIVWDGADDYGNPAPLPSDLVVRVRAGMSVALEQIVGGDPYLYYSDEVGDNDHSPWGINGLEAKSDGKVYVWGHSSNLGPPALRQYDVDGNYLQTLFPMPAGKDPSAMQGWGINLRPDGGYSPKFNLLTSPSLTTTFLDARLHMARLLPTAEKDRLQFWRTGLTDGAFDLMTINTDGTIAEDPAEQLLGPLVKHPPFGYGPVAPNKVDIHSLIGPVFVCFAPDGESFFLSGLYAATTVYGNERDVEMDSFWRDGQVWKVDVKTRTAKVFFALDKQEIPTTKRDRAVAYGGSRSYAALHGVAVNAAGNVFVCDRLHQRILVLDPQGAIVRELPVEHPDAIALSKKTGVLYVTTRSGDTRGSGAVRLLRFPDWRKDNAPSEDIEVSPQGYNREQSHSYVVVCDTDQGSNVWVAHSQMPVRIYRDHGAGLQLLKDFYRVEGAQRCVGFDRMQVDPKTEEVYLLDDHDTVWKVSDWKNPQFVKVPLETACIAIDARRRHIFGRTLRDGSSSNSVGRIARFHLEQDYAPANYGNTGTHCVTEQMHYEWCFDGNSDKGVAVAPNGNLAVVGKTQDGLRVFAGNDNQLPWAGLKIADLPNNAGGVRFDLAGNLYVGYVDKRPTIALPGFEEDKYLPAIGRIHKYAPTGTLQSGNLFPQAPAGPTHTYDVLYGAFETQCVTRSPRFGLDGYGRIYYPTNIAQRVSVIDNAGNEILHFGTYGNRDAKGGLPGDQTSSRDIPLAFPNSVDATDNYIYVADMVNLRLLRLQKDFQQEATSE
- a CDS encoding Kelch repeat-containing protein, with the protein product MIRAIRLMTFACSLLAVFTLLGVAIACGAETERGDSPLAKLAASMPPGSWAELQTEMPEGLWRSPLVDGGRNNGGSGGLHIAGWTDDAHWDSKTGQFLYMGLRQTRQFIAYSEEKNAWRVIELDRDSDNPCFLSRFGHIYSSNGFDPQRSRFYHRYNSYSNEKKGVDLTGGVSYFDTTTEKWTKLPPIPADSTFTGMAIEYFSALDGVLILGPQAWFFSNARQKWEPLGPCPVDGYHSLVRHNPFRNEVLMAGGNHNRRTVARLKADGTIERLKDFPTDLGVQSDKITIDPATGRYLIQAGNKNEPKQLYEFDSDQNTYRIVDAFTAGWPFTRYDMPVCAFIPEYNVSMWADSRGMFLYRHASLEQSP
- a CDS encoding peptide chain release factor 3 translates to MTDIDPSVYREVQRRRTFAIISHPDAGKTTLTEKLLLFGGCIEVAGAVRGRKSQKAATSDWLELEKQRGISVSSTVLTFEYDDVCVNLLDTPGHHDFSEDTYRTLMAADCAVMVLDLAKGIEAQTEKLFRVCALRQIPVITFVNKVDRPGIEPLELLGEIESKLGIEPIPQNWPIGFGPDFRGLVEIRSRRAFLFDDRDGDRRITGRETSLAGLTGEGVPPELATQAAEEVELLESVSQLDMQAFAAGKASPVFFGSALTNWGVEHFLRGFLALCPPPGNRNSDLGPIPAARSAFAGFVFKIQANLDPRHRDRVAFLRVCAGRFEREMEVLHPRTGKRLRLPRAHRVFGQDRETMDEAYPGDIIGLVNPGEFRLGDTLCVGAPFEYEPLPQFSPEMFAVLRCPDTSRRKQFERGLTQLLEEGAIQVFADPQRARREPILGAVGVLQLDVVKFRMESEYGAQTSVNWLPYKLARWVGDVPNGGKELRLAYGARLVQDQWGQPVVLFQSTWDANYAAGENPTARFSAIRIPPAPATSTGKKN
- a CDS encoding HD domain-containing protein — encoded protein: MPSSVQTAREFALAAHGSQPYGQHPYVYHLDAVAELLAPFGEQAQVAAYLHDTVEDTATTLEEIAARFGRPMADCVAILTDEQGETRSVRKAKTNAKLAATSNTLALTVKAADRLANLLECHSGACDKLEMYRQEQEAFRKSAWRDGLCDDLWQRIDGIFHQGQ